One part of the Dehalobacter sp. genome encodes these proteins:
- the flgB gene encoding flagellar basal body rod protein FlgB, whose amino-acid sequence MAGWLDSPIFNLLEGGLDGLGLRQRVLADNIANNDTPDFKRSDVSFDKILQATMDSMNNTAVVSGTEPGHIPITGTGLTSNGFVVKDENTTYRNDGNNVDIDLEMTRLAENTLQYNSLSRMLTMHLSMLKQAIQE is encoded by the coding sequence ATGGCAGGTTGGCTAGATAGTCCGATTTTTAATTTACTTGAGGGCGGTTTGGACGGACTCGGACTGCGTCAGCGTGTCTTAGCCGACAATATTGCTAATAATGACACGCCCGATTTTAAAAGGTCAGATGTCAGTTTTGATAAAATTCTGCAGGCTACGATGGACAGCATGAACAATACAGCAGTAGTATCCGGCACAGAGCCCGGCCATATCCCGATTACCGGGACAGGGCTGACTTCAAACGGCTTTGTAGTTAAGGATGAGAATACCACCTACCGCAATGACGGAAATAACGTGGATATTGACCTCGAGATGACCAGGCTTGCAGAAAATACCCTTCAATACAATTCATTATCCAGGATGCTGACGATGCATCTTTCCATGCTGAAACAGGCAATTCAAGAATAG